CTTCTTTGTCAATGGTCGGGAATCCCTTAAAATCATTTACACATTCTTTCCGTAGGTTTCGCCACCATGCgttgactgtttcaggcttgattgcatccattgcctgtttaatataagtgatgcaatcagcagtgttgaaggacttccaacactccatcacatgaagattgggatcagcatccatagtgCTAAGTATTCGTGAGAACGTAAGCCTCGTATACATGGCCTTGAAACAGCAAACCACGCCTTGGTCGAGAGGATAGAGGTGGTATTGAGGAGAAAGACGACTTCAACATCGTTATGTGCAAACTGGAGTGCCtcagggtggccaggagcattgtctacAATCAGCAACACGTTAAAGTTAAGTCCTTTCTCTTCGAGTTACCGCTTGACCTCCGGAATGAAACACTTGCAGAatcaatccagaaataatgctgccgtCACCCtagcctttttatttgattgccaaaacacaggcaggagatttttttcttgccttttagggcacGGGGATTTGCAGCACTGTAGAGCAAGCCcagctttattaaatgcccagccacATTGTCACAAAACAACACAGTCACAcggtctttagctgctttgaagtcaggggcttgtctttctgattttgaaatgtaagtgcggttgggctttttttttttccagaagagcccagtctcgtcagcattaaaaacttgttccgGAAGATAGCCCTTTTCTTCTATAATTTTCTTCAATTGTTCAgggtaggcttttgctgcctcttcattggcAAATGCAGCTTCATCGATTAGTCTGCACATTTTTGAGGTTGAAGTGGTTTCTAAAACTGTTAAGTCAGCCTTGGCtagctttgaattccttctcatcagaaggctgtccctcttcgGCAAGAGGTTTGAACAGCGCTTAGAGGCTAAGAGCCTTTTCTCGCAATCTGTTGCCATTGATAGGCACACGTTAATGattcatgtcttccagccataaaTTTAATGCCCTTTCAGTCTTCAGTAAAGTCTTATCACGCACCTGGCTCATCACCTTAGCAGTTATTGGAGCACTTGATGCTACGGCTTgacgaatttctctctctcaaatcttCATGGCACGGATGCTAGATTCGTTGCAGCCATATTTACACGCCACCTTGGAGACCAACATACCGTCTCTCAATCagtccaacacagccagtttttcctccagcgTTGGAACAGATTGCTGTTTCTTCGGTTGAAcaccagatgaagtagttggcttgcgtttaggggccatgttgtatgaaaaatacgtatctttaaacactagaatcaCACTCAGCATGGCGAGATGCTCACACTATGAGAGAGACATGGGAAttgagactgactgagggaacagcagattcacatCTCCCATCTCACGCTCACTCCGGGGCATTCTCTAATTGGGTGGAATCGCCCGTGCTATTTACAGATACACCTTTACcacgatataacgctgtccttgggagccaatgGAAAAGGATTAAGATATGTATGAAAACTTATTTGTAAACTTCTGGGACAGTTTTACAGAGTATGCAGCTTTCTAAAACAGTATGTGTGGGGGAGGGTTAAATTTAAAAAGGATGAAAAGTAAAGTACCTGCTAGGATTGTGTTCCTTTCAAAGAATAAAACTTAAATAATCGCCAGGTTTACTCAGAAAAAGATGTGAGTTAACCGTAAAAATAATGCAAGCCATGCATCCTGAGGGATTCCTCAGTtccacatttttaatataaaaacataACCAACTGCATTTTGAATGAGCTGCATTGCTTATTAGTTAAGTGAACTGTTTGTGAATTGCACCTAAAAAACGCTTTTCTTAAATGTGACGTCTTTATAAACTTGTGAAGCAAAGCACAGAAAATGTAGCAGTGCTACAGAAAGCAGTAACAGTTCATGCGGTCTGTATAGCGGGAGAATTGGCATTTGTTCTTCTGTTAGAAGCACACTTAAATTGGTTTCCTGTGTATCTGGTAAAGTGTAAACAGTAACCTTGTGTTATACTTTCATTATTGCATGGTCTTAGTAAGCAGCAGCAAACCTGAAGAGATTTGTCTCAATGTTTTTGACATGGTCAgagcttcttttttttcttctgtgcagTATTTTGCGTTAACACTATTTTGTTTGAATGTTAATGTCCTCGAAATCGTTTTAGTTTCCTCTGTGTTTAGTCCTTTACCTAACTTTGTCTTGATACAGACATAATGAAAGCAGCACAATGCATTCCTGATTGACTTCTAAAGCcataatttgcaaaatgtttaatGTAGATGATGAGCTTTGGTaactttttctgttcttttttaattgttgaaggaaataatttttggtaacttttttttttaataaggaagGAATACACTTCTGTCCTTGTAGCTGTAAGCATTCTAGAACTTCCCCATGTCATTCCAAATTCTTCCATATTTGCATATGGTTACCATACATCCGGATTATCCTGGACATGTCTGGATTTTTGGGTTTTAAATAGCCGTCCGGGAGGACtttgtaaaaatgtaaaaaggTCCGGGATTTCCCTCCCAATGCAGAGCGCGATATGGCTGACAGAATGACTGGGCTGGATTGAGCTGCTCGCGTTAGggcctccagcagccagagccctcccctgctcccccacagcctcagcacaCTGCACtggcagtgctctgggggaggggagggggaaggggaagggaaggggaccGCAGCAGTGTGTCGGGCTCCATGCGGAGCCCGACATGCTGTTCTGAGTGTCatgataagagggctggggggtcGGAGAAGCGGCaggaggtcccagggggcagacagggagcagggggagtggatgggttgggagttccgggggggggggatgtcagggggcaggggtgtggataggaggggcagtcaggggacaggtagggggtgtggtcctggggaggcagttgggggtgtgtgtctcaggaggggcagtcagggacaaggagaagggaggcttagatagggggtggggtcccggagCACGGTTAGGGGCAGAGGCCCCAGagggggcgatcaggggacaaggagcaggtggGCTTGGATGGAttgggggttctgtggggggcagtcgggggtgggaagtgggagggaatggATAGGGGCGGAGCTACCCTCCTatggagtgtcctcttttttgaaaGTTCAAATAAGGTAACCCTAATATTGCAAGTATTCAGCCAGATGGAGTGGTGGTGGATTTCCTCTAGAATTTACCAACCTGCTTTTGGCTGGCATCACTCAACAATATTCTCTTCTctctaagggtttggctacacttgcagctgtacagcgctgggagttacagctgtcttcgtacagctgtgtagggaaagcactgcagtgtggccacatttgcagtggtgttgggagtggtgcattatgggcagctatcccagcgttcaagtggctgcaacgtgcttttcaaaagagggaggtggagtggagtgtgacagggatcatgggggagagagagagagtggatttttggagccgacactgtgtcagctccctgccttgcaaattccgaccacatcccccacccctctctcattcactcttaaatgcaaatagccttcagaccagataagcagctgctccaacgAACTCCCTCCCATCTGCTCCCATCccgtttctctcctcaagcaaacactaggcattccctgcctgcctctgctcgagcaaacaattgctatgtttgttttttagataagcagctgctggagccccgagttcacaacaaaacaaagagagacaTCATGACAAAACAGAGAGaattctttagttaaaagcattatgggaaaattctggaggtcagttacagtgtagtaaaataaatcactgtttacactggcactccagcactgcaacaccagcgctgttctctttattcctctcatccatgtggagtacaaccagcgctgtacgcttttgaatgtggttgtggtgttttcccaaactaATGCCGGATTCCCTTTCCCTTTAAATAAAAGTTCTCTTCggtatacacagactcagtgctcaCAGGTGGGGAAGTATTGTCTCTTTGAGACACCAAGGGGTGGCGTTaagttttcccagattactgggtgggaGCTCTGCATTGTTAAGGCCAGgaagccagggagatacagcgctataTGTGccgtgccagtgtggacagggagtaaattgcagcactgtaaagccaccaccagcgctgcaactctccagtgtagcgaAGGCCTCAGGGTCTGGAGGGACTGAATTTGGATACAGAGCGCTAATACAAAACAGCTGTGACAGCCTGAAGTGTGCTTCCATAATGTACCCTGCAcctttcacatttttaaacttaTTGCTAGTAAATACCTGGGCTGAGGGATGAATTGGATGAGGATTCTTGGAGATTAGTTCCACTGCAATCATGTTTATAACTCCTAAACTTATTATGAAACagaggtggataaaaatcaatgattttttttatttaaattggattttttgataaaatgctttttgaggggaaaaacctatctaaaatagtttttaattaagatacattatagcgcAAAGATTATCTCATCATGAAATAGGGATTATTAATTCTatagacaatatattcatgtaatgtttaagaaaagttttgtaaatgagttcatggattagggacccaattttatggggctCTAGGAGCttttgtatagattatttaggttactctttctatctacccagtgGGACTTAGTGCTCGGTCTAGAAGATACCAGGAGAGAGGAttaattttgcagttctcaaactatggatttgtgtctccaaagATAACATGCTTGCTAAccgaaaaaatgttttgaaataaataatatatggaggtgagaaataacagacctcaaccctattgtctctCTGTAAATTTGtgtacagagtcaatcccttacctctctctaaaagtgaaaagtttcaaaaagttcaattaacagaagattgttgggggcagaatagatctgggcaaggagaagtctggagataaatgtgagaagggagggacaggcagtagaaacaaaagtgaaactgtttgagcagcatattccacaaGACTTGAGGTCTTCCTGGGTGTAGCCTTCATATGATTTGACATCtcccataccattctctcactagaagggaaaacctataacggcagcaggccataaaagagatccagtttgggaataagaaccattcaagaaatacatgtttgttgatgatgttttaaagagagtcataccagtgaactggtggaagtcactttagcacttggattcagagactcttgaagtgataatctcactttaaacagcagtagcttcttctgctggtgtagaaagaatattttcttcctttataCTAATTCATTCCAagttgagaaattgtttgggaccggaaaaagcaggaaaacttgtttttcttttccagattatgaacaaacaggaaaatgaagatttccgaggtctgagttagctgcagaagccaatattttaaagtttctcacgttgacctggctgacatagtcaatttttttttaaaatttcattaactgttttagttaaaaacaattttaacacaaatgaacctgatttaaaaaaaacttgtgtttaatgaaattcaaaaattcatgtgcttgttttgtttaaaatatcatgtttgctgttgaagaaaaaatccagaatatataACAATTTAAAAGTCCATCTGGTATTTtcttctcctaatacagcattgcaagaaaatccttcaaatattaatgattgacctgttgaattggagatagttcacaaATATCTGCTtaaattacctttggtaaatgaaataaccaaataatcattcattttctgatattgccgtaaaattaatctgaaaagttttcaaagtaaatcacttaaaaaatgtataatgtgtacattttaaaaataaaccctacatcgatctctgagttgtgaagaacatgtattaaggttataacaaccaacaagaatgcacttttatgtagaaatccatgattaaattgaattTTCCGgacagtgatttaaatcaaatccaccctgttaCAAAACTTTATGAACTGCACAGTAACATGGAATACTGTTTGGGGTATAAACAAAATGTGAAGAATATCTTGGCGGTCACATGTGCCTtgtatttgggatttttttttccttaacagaACAACTCTGGTGATATTTCAAAATCTTAATTTTTCCCGCTTTCTTTCAGGTTCCTGTTGCATGCAAATCGTGCCCTTGTGGCTACATATTTATTAGTCGAAAGCTCTTGCATGCCAGACGTGCTGAGAAATCACTACCCACTGCAGGTAAATCTTACTGAGGGGCTTTCCCTTTCATATTTCtgctttggaagaaaaaaatgaagagcaTGTGAGGCCTCCTGTGTTATAAACATGGACTTTTGTCAGTTCTTCTTTCCTTTACACTGGGGCAAGGCAGACTTTAAATGCAAGTTAATTTTTCACAAACTGTGAAAGACAAAATGTGGTGTTTTTTGCAGCCTTTCTTGGGTAGTAGTGACATTTTATTCATTGTTTATCTTTTAGCTGCTTGCTTATTCACCATGCAAATATAATTCCCTACAGAAAGCTTTCTGTTAATCCTACTTAGAAGATAAATGTCTAGAGAAGCCAGATTTCATAGCACTTGATGACTGAaacttgttttgttcaaaagtAAATTcctattttccttttccttttttatttatgAGCTAATAAATTTATGAATTTATTAACTCAGTCCTGAAATAGCAGAATGTCATTTAATGTTTTGTATAACACAGTATTTTGGAAGAACTTAAACTAAAAGCTACTTAAGGTGTTCTTTTTAAAGTAtgcagtaaaattaaaaaaatgtattttctcaaATTCAAGGCTTTCTGCTGATGTATATGCAAAGGAATCAGTTGGATGCTTTCTAGCATGATTCATGTTCTCCCTTATGTTCTTTATTAATCGTTTGCCTACCACTAATAGGACATTAGTCAGAACAAATCCCCTTCAGGGAAGATCCCAAAAGAATCTGATTTAGAATTTTAGAAGTTCTTCACTTACAAGATTTACAGGATCAGAATAGATTGTATAGTTAATTTAATCTGAAGAGAAAATGTTCCAGTTGTCAACTTTAGGAAAATATAAAGTGATGATGTCAGATACGTTGATTGTTGCAAGCTAGAGGCAGTGGGCTTTTGTTGGAAGGTGTGATTGGTATTTTTTCCATTCTTTAGCTAATGGTTGATAAATGAAACTAGTTACCAACCGGTTAGATGCATTAAAGGCTTTATTATGATTATGCAAGGCTCTTGTGTAATTCCAGGGTGAAAGTGAACTGATATATCTGGCTCTCCTGTCAAATATATTCACAAGCTATATCCTGCTATCTAGCTGTGGCATATGTCCAGTCTGCAGTAAATTGGGAGGTGGGACAAAAGGAAAGTAGTAGAATGAGGTCCAACTGATAAATACCAAAAACTCTTGGGTGCAAAATTTGGAAGCTTTTTCCCAAAACTAGCATGTGAAAAGTGTGAAGGCAGCTTGACTAAGGCTGTGTACAGACTACAGCTTAAGTTGGTACAAGTTCTGTCACTAagaggtgtgaataagccacctccctgagtgacataagttacactgacctaagcactggtgtggacggtgctatgtcggtgggagagcttctcccgccagtATAGTTACCACCACCACAGGGGCTGAAGTAATTAAATTGACAGGCGAGCTCTCTCCTGTCCACTTAGAGCATCTGCGCTAGCAGCACCGCTGTAAGCTCTGAAGTGTAGCCACAGCTTGTCTCTTTACAGCCCCTAACAGAATGACACCTGATGGTAGTTGGAGCCTCTAGGTGCTGCTGTAGTAAAAACTGAGTGTACAGTTGAATTGGTGTCTTCTGCTGAATTGTATAATATGTGAATGGTTTCAGGAgtgaggggaaaacaaaacaaaaaataaagatttagtGTTTGCCTCTTTATCCATTTCTTAATAGTATTTGGGAACACCTGGAATGAGAGCAGTGACTTTCAGCACATCAGAAGTCAGTTTGAAAACTGTCCTGAGCAGTTAGTTTCACTGACTTAAGAACTAAGCATTTCCTATGCACTGTGTTGCTAATAGATGCTCCTTATTAGTTGCAAAATGCTACATAAATGTCGTCATAATTAAGACTTGATCTTTGTGATCAAAAAATGAGGTATGTCTGTGCCTTTGCCTGAAACAACTTGCTCAACTCTCAGCTCAAAGGATGTGCAAATGCAGTCGAGTGTTGTGAACTGCTTCAGAGGTGTCTACTGTGCAGGAACTAATCATTCTTGTTAAGAGATCTAAggaaagaggtggaatggggaaaGAGCTGAGACTGAGTAACTACAAAGACTTGAAAGCAACCCTAAAATGTTCTCTTTATTAATTTATACAGAAAACAAGAGTGAGGCCAAAAGGAGACGAACAGAGAGAGTTAAGCGAGAGAAGATAAATTCTGCAGTAAATAAAGACTTAGAAAACAGAAAAAGGTCCAGATCTAACAGCCATTCAGATCATAGCAGACGGGGACGAGGAAGACCTAAGAGTGCCTCAGCCAAAAAGCATGAGGAAGAAAGAGGTATGAGAATTAGAAAACCTATTTGGGGAAAGTAATTTTTggttttgaggattttttttgaGTCGTGTGCTGTCATTAACCCAACTGGTGACATGttttaggctctgtctacactgttCTTCCattgttaaaacttttgttgctcagaggtatgaaaaaaaCACGCCCTGAACGACAGAAGTTTTAACAACTAAAAGctctggtgtggacagtgcttcggCAGTGAGAGACACTCTCCGGGGTGACGAAGCTACCACCCCCTCTCTTggagtggttttattttgtctccTGAAGAGCTCTTTCCTGGCAACAGATAGCGGCTACGCTGCCCACCTTACAATGGCGTGGCTGCAGCAGcatagctgtgccattgtaaaatgTGCAGTGTAAACACGGCCTTAGTTCAATAGCGggttttctgtaacttgaagtctttaaatcatgatttgaggacttgagtAACTCAGTTGAGGCtggggatctattacaggagtgggtgggtgaggttctgtggcctgctgcaatgtgcaggagatcaaactagaAGATGATTGTGATGGTCTCttgtg
This Gopherus evgoodei ecotype Sinaloan lineage chromosome 12, rGopEvg1_v1.p, whole genome shotgun sequence DNA region includes the following protein-coding sequences:
- the C12H16orf87 gene encoding UPF0547 protein C16orf87 homolog isoform X1, with the protein product MSSSRAKKVKMATKSCPECDQQVPVACKSCPCGYIFISRKLLHARRAEKSLPTAENKSEAKRRRTERVKREKINSAVNKDLENRKRSRSNSHSDHSRRGRGRPKSASAKKHEEEREKQEKEVDMYANLSDEKAFVFSVALAEINRKIINQRLIL
- the C12H16orf87 gene encoding UPF0547 protein C16orf87 homolog isoform X2: MSSSRAKKVKMATKSCPECDQQVPVACKSCPCGYIFISRKLLHARRAEKSLPTAENKSEAKRRRTERVKREKINSAVNKDLENRKRSRSNSHSDHSRRGRGRPKSASAKKHEEERAWRGQTLLSQGLCYCS